The Cohnella abietis genome has a segment encoding these proteins:
- the serS gene encoding serine--tRNA ligase: MLDIKWIRQHHEQVQTVADQKGIKLSIAELLKCDDVRRSLLNQSETFRESRNSLSQQIGQMVAQGKHDQIELTKQKVKRINDELLEIEATLSSTEKHYLQLMALVPNVVSPDTPIGRSDADNVELRRIGKLPVTDYELKSHVTLGEWHDMIDLPRGVKAAGTRNYYLKGDGVLLHRAVQQLALDLLLAKGFTPLEVPLMTRSEALYNTGFFPLGEEQTYRLSGENKWLVGTSEVPLVTYYANEIVNVTEPIKLAAASVCFRNEVGSSGKDVQGLYRVHQFSKVEQVILCEADPDVSDNILKDITDNAEELLQLLELPYRVMAVCTGDMSQKTYKQYDIETWMPSRQAYGETHSSSNVHDFQARRSNIRYRDAAGSLKFCHSLNNTAVASPRILIPLIENHQCEDGTIRIPTALRPYLNGRERLYPKNME, translated from the coding sequence ATGTTAGACATTAAGTGGATTAGACAGCATCATGAGCAAGTTCAGACGGTCGCAGATCAGAAGGGAATTAAGCTATCAATCGCGGAATTGCTAAAGTGTGACGATGTGCGACGTTCGCTTCTAAATCAATCGGAAACTTTTCGGGAATCCCGGAACAGCCTTTCTCAACAAATCGGCCAGATGGTTGCACAAGGAAAGCATGACCAGATTGAGCTGACCAAACAGAAGGTCAAAAGAATAAATGACGAATTACTAGAAATAGAAGCTACTCTATCTTCAACGGAAAAACACTACTTGCAGCTCATGGCGCTTGTTCCGAATGTTGTTTCTCCTGATACTCCTATTGGCCGTTCAGATGCTGACAACGTGGAGTTAAGACGAATAGGCAAACTACCGGTTACTGATTATGAGCTTAAAAGTCATGTTACATTGGGTGAATGGCATGATATGATCGATCTTCCCCGAGGAGTAAAAGCAGCTGGTACACGTAATTATTATCTAAAAGGAGACGGCGTTCTTCTACATCGAGCCGTTCAGCAACTAGCCCTAGATCTGCTGCTCGCAAAAGGCTTCACCCCCCTCGAAGTTCCGCTAATGACTCGTTCGGAGGCTCTATACAATACAGGTTTTTTCCCTCTTGGGGAGGAACAAACCTACCGGCTATCGGGGGAAAACAAATGGCTTGTTGGAACATCGGAAGTCCCTCTAGTAACCTATTACGCCAATGAGATCGTAAATGTTACAGAGCCTATCAAGCTGGCAGCAGCATCCGTATGCTTTCGAAACGAGGTTGGTTCTTCTGGTAAAGACGTTCAGGGACTCTATCGCGTTCACCAATTTTCTAAGGTTGAGCAGGTCATCCTGTGCGAAGCCGACCCCGATGTATCAGATAACATACTAAAGGATATTACTGACAATGCTGAGGAGCTGCTCCAGCTTTTGGAGCTTCCGTACCGTGTTATGGCTGTCTGTACAGGAGATATGTCGCAGAAAACCTACAAGCAATATGACATCGAAACATGGATGCCTAGCCGTCAGGCTTATGGAGAAACCCACTCTTCGTCCAATGTGCATGATTTTCAGGCTAGACGCTCGAACATCCGATATCGCGACGCTGCTGGCAGCTTGAAATTTTGTCACTCACTCAACAACACTGCTGTGGCCAGCCCACGGATCCTCATCCCTCTAATTGAAAATCATCAATGCGAGGATGGAACCATTAGAATTCCTACGGCACTACGACCGTACTTGAATGGTAGGGAACGACTGTATCCCAAAAATATGGAATGA
- a CDS encoding ABC transporter ATP-binding protein — MGKPILEVNNLRVSFKMYAGEVQAVRGVSFSLNKGEVLAIVGESGSGKSVTAQTIMRLIPTPPSYIKEGSSVLFDSKHEITKMSESQMEKVRGQEMGMIFQDPMTSLNPTMTVGAQISEGIRKHQKVSKSEAMQRAADLLTLVGMSNASERIHQYPHELSGGMRQRVMIALSLACQPKLLIADEPTTALDVTIQAQIIDLLRDIQQKTDTSIILITHDLGVVAEMAHKVIVMYAGKVVERGTLNDIFYNPRHPYTWGLLRSVPRLDSDKNNELDSIPGTPPDLFAPPVGCAFAARCPYAMQICKEVDPEHFELSADHSSACWLLHPDAPKVDIPVEVGGRSHG, encoded by the coding sequence ATGGGAAAGCCTATACTTGAAGTTAACAATTTGCGTGTATCCTTCAAAATGTATGCCGGTGAGGTTCAAGCGGTTCGTGGCGTCTCCTTCAGCCTGAATAAAGGAGAGGTTCTGGCGATCGTTGGAGAATCCGGAAGTGGTAAATCGGTAACAGCCCAGACGATTATGAGGTTGATTCCGACTCCGCCAAGCTACATTAAAGAGGGCTCGTCGGTTCTTTTTGATAGCAAGCATGAGATTACGAAAATGTCGGAATCCCAGATGGAGAAAGTGCGAGGTCAGGAGATGGGCATGATTTTTCAAGACCCGATGACCTCTTTGAATCCAACAATGACGGTTGGTGCACAAATCTCGGAGGGTATTCGTAAGCATCAGAAGGTAAGTAAATCTGAAGCTATGCAGCGTGCTGCTGATCTTCTGACACTAGTGGGGATGTCGAATGCATCGGAACGTATTCATCAATACCCACACGAGCTTTCGGGAGGGATGAGGCAGCGGGTCATGATTGCGTTGTCTCTCGCTTGTCAACCCAAGCTGCTCATTGCTGATGAACCAACCACAGCACTCGATGTCACGATTCAAGCTCAAATTATCGATTTATTACGAGACATTCAGCAGAAAACAGATACTTCGATCATCCTTATTACGCATGATTTAGGTGTAGTTGCTGAGATGGCTCATAAAGTCATCGTTATGTATGCAGGTAAAGTTGTTGAGAGAGGTACTCTTAATGATATTTTCTATAACCCTAGACATCCATATACTTGGGGATTGCTACGCTCTGTTCCACGGTTAGATAGCGATAAGAACAATGAGCTGGATTCGATACCGGGCACTCCTCCTGATTTATTTGCTCCTCCGGTAGGCTGCGCTTTTGCGGCACGCTGTCCGTATGCGATGCAAATCTGCAAAGAGGTTGATCCTGAGCACTTCGAACTGTCTGCAGATCATAGCTCTGCCTGCTGGTTGTTACATCCGGACGCTCCGAAGGTTGATATTCCAGTCGAAGTGGGGGGAAGATCACATGGCTGA
- a CDS encoding ABC transporter ATP-binding protein — protein sequence MAEDHILEVKNLQKHFHLSGDRVLKAVDGLNFSIKRGETFGLVGESGCGKSTTGRTIIRLYEATGGEVLFNGKDIQKLSGDDRKKFRRDMQMVFQDPYASLNPRMTVGKIISEGMDIHGLYTGKKRKERVSQLLTDVGLNEEHAGRFPHEFSGGQRQRIGIARALAIEPQFIIADEPISALDVSVQAQVVNLFKKLQKEHGLTYLFIAHDLAMVKHISDRIGVMYLGKLVEVATSDELNAKPLHPYTQSLLSAIPIPDPDLQKQRKRVILQGEIPSPLNPPSGCPFRTRCPHAMPECAATMPPFKEVEPGHFAACHLL from the coding sequence ATGGCTGAGGATCATATTTTAGAGGTAAAAAACCTACAGAAGCATTTTCACCTGAGTGGGGATCGTGTACTCAAAGCGGTTGATGGCTTGAACTTCTCGATTAAACGGGGGGAAACCTTTGGACTTGTCGGCGAGTCTGGCTGCGGTAAATCCACGACAGGCAGAACGATTATCCGGCTTTATGAAGCAACGGGTGGCGAGGTACTGTTTAACGGCAAAGATATACAGAAATTGAGTGGCGATGATAGGAAGAAATTCCGCAGGGATATGCAGATGGTGTTCCAGGACCCTTACGCTTCGCTTAATCCACGTATGACGGTTGGGAAAATTATTTCTGAGGGAATGGATATTCACGGCTTGTATACGGGGAAAAAAAGAAAAGAGCGGGTAAGCCAGCTGCTTACAGATGTCGGCTTAAATGAAGAGCATGCGGGACGTTTTCCCCATGAATTTTCGGGCGGTCAGCGTCAGAGGATCGGGATTGCTCGCGCGTTAGCGATTGAGCCGCAATTTATTATTGCTGACGAGCCAATTTCTGCGCTAGATGTTTCTGTCCAAGCTCAGGTTGTGAACCTGTTCAAGAAGCTGCAGAAGGAGCATGGTTTGACTTACTTGTTCATTGCGCATGATCTAGCTATGGTCAAGCATATTTCCGATAGGATTGGCGTTATGTATCTGGGTAAGCTGGTTGAGGTAGCAACGTCGGATGAGTTGAATGCTAAGCCGCTTCATCCGTATACGCAATCTTTGTTGTCCGCAATTCCTATTCCGGATCCCGATCTTCAGAAGCAGCGGAAACGTGTGATTTTACAGGGCGAAATTCCAAGTCCGCTTAATCCACCGAGCGGATGTCCGTTCAGAACACGCTGTCCACATGCGATGCCTGAATGCGCGGCTACGATGCCTCCGTTTAAAGAGGTGGAGCCTGGTCATTTTGCCGCTTGTCATTTGCTATAA